Within the Arachis duranensis cultivar V14167 chromosome 10, aradu.V14167.gnm2.J7QH, whole genome shotgun sequence genome, the region TGGTctcaagaatgaaaagaatcCATTTGATAAAGGACGGAATTTGAGCCTTGAATCAGGAGACGCTAAACTCATGCTGGATTTTTTTGTACAGATGCAAAATATGAACTCTAACTTCTTTTATGCAGTTGATcttgatgatgatcaaagacTGAAAAATATTCTATGGATTGATGCTAAAAGTAGGCATGACTATACCAACTTTTGTGATGTAGTGTCATTTGATACCACTTATGTTAGAAACAAATATAAGATGCCTCTTGCACTTTTTGTTGGAGTGAACCAGCACTATCAATTTATACTACTGGGGTGTGCCTTAATATCCGATGAAAGTCCCGCAACTTTTTCTTGGCTGATGCGGATGTGGCTGAAAGGAGTTGGTGGTCAAGTTCCAAAAGTGATGATTACTGAACATGACAAGACTTTGAAGTCAGTTATTGCAGATATATTCCCTAGTGCTTGTCATTGTGTCTCTTTATGGCATATTGTGGGTAAGATATCTGAAAATATGGCTCATGTAATTAAAAAACATGAGAAGTTTTTGgtgaaatttgaaaaatgcATATACAGGTCATTGACCAGTGATGACTTTGAGAAGAGATGGTGGAAAATTGTTGATAGGTTTGAACTTCGAGAGGATGAATGCATGCAGTCACTATATGAAGATCGTAAGTTGTGGGCACCAACATTCATGAGGGATGTTTTCTTAGGTGGTATGTCTACTGTCCAACGATCGGAAAGTGTAAATTATTACTTTGACAAATATGTTCACAAGAAGACCTCTGTGCAAGATTTTGTTAAATTGTATGAAGCAATCTTGCAAGACAGGTACGAAGAGGAAGCCAAAGCAGATTCTGATACCTGGAATAAAGTAGCAACATTGAAAACTCCTTCACCGTTGGAGAAGAGTGTCGCAGGGGTTTACACGCATGCTGTATTCAAGAAGATTCAAGCTGAGGTTGTTGGTGCAGTTGCTTGTCATCCTAAAGCTGACAGACAAGATGAGACCACTATTATTCATCGGGTTCACGACATGCAATCAAATAAGGACTTCTTTGTTGTGGTGAATCAAGTAAAATCAGAATGGTCTTGTATATGTCGTTTATTTGAATATAGAGGCTATCTTTGTCGACACATATTGATTGTTCTGCAATATTCTGGCCATTCTGCAATCCCATCCCATTATATTTTGAAACGCTGGACCAAAGACGCAAAGGTCCGGAATATAATGGGAGAAGAGTCTGAACATATGCTGGCAAGGGTGCAACGATACAATGATTTATGTCAGCGAGCATTTAAACTGAGTGAAGAGGGATCTCTTTCACAAGAGAGTTACAGTATTGCAGTCCATGCACTGCACGAAGCACAAAAAAGTTGTGTGAGCGTTAATAATTCTGGCAAGAGTCCCATGGAAGTTGGTACATCAGTCACTCATGCTCAGCTTTCTACTGAAGAAGATACCCAAAGTAGAAATATGGGCAagtcaaacaaaaagaaaaatccagctaaaaagaaaaaggtctGTTGTTAATAACTGTACTGCAACatcttgattttatataattatttttttttcatttgttgATCTCTCCTTTGATTTGCAGGTGAATGCTGAGGCTGAAATGTTGACTGTTGGAGCAATTGACAACATGCAACAAATGGTTTGTCCTCCCGCTGTTAGTCTCTCAAATTGTGTGATCTTATTTACTGGTTATACTACGTTGTTAAGGAAATATAGGTTGTGTTTTGCAAATTGGGATTTGAAATGTTTGCGTTGAGGgaaaattttatgaaatattACTTTGGAACTCCAACTTAGTTATATGGATAATGTGTATATTTGCTTGAAGCAAATTGCTCTTAAAGCTAAAAGGAATCTTCTTTTGCAGGACAAGTTCAGCACAAGAGCTGCAGTAACCCTTGATGGCTATTACGGCACACAACAACAGGTGCAGGGAATGGTATGAATATGATACTCCATAATTCTCATGTTTTATTATGCAACAGGATTTGATTTATTTGCTCCGAACAGTGCAtagtaattttgaattttactttgcCAACTGATAAAATTTCAAGAAACTATCAAATCAGTGTGAATAACTAAACACTATCGTAAATAAACTGTAAAATTGCTTTATACTATCAAAGCATTGAAACTGTTCTCATATATTCCATCAGTCAGGAAACTATACagtttgtttgatttcatttaattttgtatGTGGATGTTTAACTAAAGCTTTGCTTTATTTGATGGATTAGTTGAACTTAATGGGACCGCGAGATGATTTTTACGGGAATCAGCAGACTCTTCAGGGACTGGTGTGTATAGAAGAAATTTGATTGAGTTctgttaaataattattttgactactaaataatttatatatcttCACAGGGACCAATAAGTTCAATACCAACAAGTCACGACGGTTATTATAGTGCGCACCAGGGCATGCCAAATCTGGTAAGGCTATTTTGCCAAGGATAAAGTTTTTTTCTTAAGGTTGTTTGGTTCTTATATGGTCTAAACTTGCAGGCACAATTGGATTTTTTGCGAACAGGTTTCACATATGGCATCCGGGTTAGTATGTAATTTGAAACTCAGTTTTGGAAAAGAGCTAtccttatttattatttattttatttctgaagaaaaatatcatgatggTTCTCGTGGCAGGATGATCCGAATGTAAGAGCAGCGCAGTTGCATGAGGATCCGTCGAGGCATGCATGAATGCTGATATCCTTTTAGATGTAGTTGAGTTGaccaaaaacaagaacatgaaggTAGTTGACGTATCAATGTCAAACCCATTATTTTTACGGTTAAATGAATATATTGTTGAGTATTAACAGTTCAATCAGTGATTGAAATGTTTTATATTGATAGGCTGGGAAACAAGGACTTTTGGATGCTTATCTTGGTGTAGATAACGGAATACATCATTCACGGTTCAAGTTAAAATGGGGAATTTCCAAATCCAGTATTTtgtaatataaatatatgttaagtTAATAATGCTGGATAGAGATTGTTGTATTATAATAACTTAGGCTACCTggaaaaattacaatttggaaAGTGCTTGTTACTTAGCATGCTTTCTTATTTTTCCATTGCTTCAAAAGAGTAAATGTTGCTTATTTatgatttccttttttttcctgCACACGTTCCTCTCTGCCTTGTGTTTTGTGGAAGAAACAATAAGGAATTCAGGTTAGGAATCATGTCTCTTTTTTAGTTAAAGATAGCATTTATGTGAGTATGGGCATAAATCAAATTAGGTGTTCATTTCTCGTATTATTATTTGTAGGTAGATATTTCATGTAAAGATGATATTATAAACTATTAGATAATTGAGTTAAATATGGcaaattatttaactatttataatattatcttTACATTATTGGTACCATGTTATTTTGTAAGTTGTGtatttacatattatataaagtTTCCGTGTGAGCCTAGAGAGTGACTATGCATTCAATATTTACACAATTCACAAGGTTTTACTTTTAGAACGAAAGTTGGGTACAGCTAATAAGTGGTTGACTCTTCAATTCAATGGAATTTTGGACTTCCAACATCCATGAACCAATCAAGAGTACTGCATGTCTGCATTTTCCATGAACCAATAATCTTCGATTCAATGTGAACATAAGAAACCTCAACTTATTCCACATCGatcagaaaaaaagaagagtttgTGGGCACTGGTCACTGTCATTAGGATGCACGCTGCCTCTAACAAGAGAATGCTATTAACAATAATTGTCGCATTGACTTGGATGGAGGTTTGTGGGATGTGGGCTGGCGAAGTTGGAACTAGGCACTATATGTAATGTGAAAAATGTTATTCATATAAACTAACTTGGATTAGTCGAGTGGTCAACTCACTCATCCATTTAAGTAAATATTGGGGTTCAAATTCCGCCTTATGCATGCAACAATCTATTAACGTTATCGTGGGCAACTAAGAAAATGTTATCCATATGTTAAAATTAGtcacaaatatatttatatataaatatatatataatttaatttattttcaatatatatttatattctaacatatattttatactagtgaaaaaaaattatatttcctaATTTGagtgataataaaaataattatattttatgtgTATTATATCTCCATTCTCACTCTCAACCTCCAACTCCTATAAATCCCTCACCTTATTCTATTCACTCTCACACTCATcacattcaaaaaaaaattaaaaataaaaaataaaaaatgtcatttttatctatatctttatttctttctattttcttcttccttttgttcttcacaccatcttcttctttatctttgtCGTCTTTtccttcttcgtcttcttcttctgttgCGTGCAAGTCGACATTATACCCTAAACTATGTCGTACCCTTCTCTCCACAATTCGAAACTCTCCTTTTGATCCGTACAGTTACGGCAAGTTTTCCATCAAACAAAGTCTCAAACAGGCCACAAAACTCGAAAAAGTCTTCAACGACTTTCTAAACCGCCACAATCACCAATCCAATAATAACTCTTCCTCTCTAAACAATGCTGAGGTCTCTGCAATCGTCGACtgcagagacctcaacaagctCAACGTGGACTATCTTTTGTCCATATCCGCTGAGCTCAAATATGCTAATAacaatgattattattattccaacgGCGCCGCGGAGCTCGTCGACAAGATCGAGAGCTATCTCAGCGCCGTGGCCACCAACCACGAGACGTGTTACGATGGGTTGGTGGCCACAAAAGGTGGGATAGGTAACGTGCTCGCGGCGTCGTTGAAGGGTGCCACAGAATTATACAGTGTGTCGCTTGGGTTGGTGAGTGTGGCTCTTGATAAGAACAcgaagaagaataataataagacCCGCAAACATGGCCTTCCAACCAAGAACTTTATGGTTAGGGAGCCACTTGAGAAGCTCATTAAGGTAATAATCCATTTATATATTTCTATAAACTCTTCATATTTTTGTGAATTCTAgcctttattttgaatttttttgtataaagaTGATatcatataaatacatattaaaaaaatttgcgTGTAATTagttttatgtaaaattaataatttagtgaatttgtcaaattatttaataagtaTTAacgatttttaactattaattttttatgattaatgaTTTATTAAGTATTgtgaaatattatttttatatacagaCATTGttatgtgaaaaatatttttatgtacatttgaaaaaattaattattaaataaaataaaccataattatttaacttgttgaaaacaaaatacgaaaaaatatatttttaaaaaatatataatagtcaaaTTAGTATCAGCATTATGAagtttcatttttattaattatttatttaatattaacgTAATACATTATTGTAGAGATTAGTTTATTAGtaaattgattatgagtgaagttaataaaattttaaaaattttattaattttattttgtatatatgtttttttgttgttgtctaTTTTGTATGTATGTTAATaacttaatataaaataattttacctaGCATTTCGGTAAATTAAATACTATATTGAttccaatatttttttcttaagataaaataatttgaaaacttAAGGGAAAGAAAAAACACCATAAATTACTTATAGTACCATGCATTCATTCCACATCAATTGATTCataatcatgaaattgatattATATCCAAAGTTAAGTGTGATCACATACCAAAATTCAAAGTGagagaaaattaaatattactGATGCTAAgataattgtttaatttataataataagcGCATGATCGGATATATAGAAGTGTTTCGAAAGCGATGTAGAATAATTATTACTTCCTACAAAATGAAAGGGATGTTCAAATTGAAAGATGTTCCTTATATATACAGACAAATGCTTAATTAGTTTGGCATATACATACAATAAGTACTTTATATTAAGAATGGAAAATGCTGAATTCTATCCTGTGTATTATTTGGtgtctaaattttatttaatttatttttataataaattttaaatatttaaaaattatatttttatattatttaaattagatattaatttttaattttttaataaattaaacatcaccttttaaataataattacgatgagaaatttaaaagagatcAAAGGAAAGTGAGACAACTTTAATAATGATGGGTATAACAATGACCAAGACTTGTTGATATGTTTAAGTGATAAAAAATGTttagtaacaaaaaatatttagttaaaatgaattaaaatttattttatttaatatttattaattactgtaataataattaataaatattaaataaaataaattttatattaagaaTAGAAAATGCTGAATTTTATCCTGTTTATTATTTGGTATctaaattttacttaatttatttttataataaatttaaaatatttaaaaattatttatttttatattatttaaattggaTTAAATTCATGATATACATAACTTTTCTTTTGTATTGACATATTTAATAAGCTTAGCAAATGGACACAAAAACACGATGCCCAAGTGTCTTCTTCGTGGGGTCAAAAAGCTTTATCTTAGGATA harbors:
- the LOC107471918 gene encoding protein FAR-RED ELONGATED HYPOCOTYL 3 isoform X1, producing the protein MDIDLRLPSGEHDKEDEETATIDNILDGEEKLNNGAMEGRNMVDPGMELQALNGGDLNSPTLDMVIFKEDTNLEPLSGMEFESHGEAYSFYQEYARSMGFNTAIQNSRRSKTSREFIDAKFACSRYGTKREYDKSFNRPRARQSKPDSENSTGRRSCSKTDCKASMHVKRKHDGKWVIHSFVKEHNHELLPAQAVSEQTRRMYAAMARQFAEYKTVVGLKNEKNPFDKGRNLSLESGDAKLMLDFFVQMQNMNSNFFYAVDLDDDQRLKNILWIDAKSRHDYTNFCDVVSFDTTYVRNKYKMPLALFVGVNQHYQFILLGCALISDESPATFSWLMRMWLKGVGGQVPKVMITEHDKTLKSVIADIFPSACHCVSLWHIVGKISENMAHVIKKHEKFLVKFEKCIYRSLTSDDFEKRWWKIVDRFELREDECMQSLYEDRKLWAPTFMRDVFLGGMSTVQRSESVNYYFDKYVHKKTSVQDFVKLYEAILQDRYEEEAKADSDTWNKVATLKTPSPLEKSVAGVYTHAVFKKIQAEVVGAVACHPKADRQDETTIIHRVHDMQSNKDFFVVVNQVKSEWSCICRLFEYRGYLCRHILIVLQYSGHSAIPSHYILKRWTKDAKVRNIMGEESEHMLARVQRYNDLCQRAFKLSEEGSLSQESYSIAVHALHEAQKSCVSVNNSGKSPMEVGTSVTHAQLSTEEDTQSRNMGKSNKKKNPAKKKKVNAEAEMLTVGAIDNMQQMVCPPADKFSTRAAVTLDGYYGTQQQVQGMLNLMGPRDDFYGNQQTLQGLGPISSIPTSHDGYYSAHQGMPNLAQLDFLRTGFTYGIRDDPNVRAAQLHEDPSRHA
- the LOC107471918 gene encoding protein FAR-RED ELONGATED HYPOCOTYL 3 isoform X2, with translation MDIDLRLPSGEHDKEDEETATIDNILDGEEKLNNGAMEGRNMVDPGMELQALNGGDLNSPTLDMVIFKEDTNLEPLSGMEFESHGEAYSFYQEYARSMGFNTAIQNSRRSKTSREFIDAKFACSRYGTKREYDKSFNRPRARQSKPDSENSTGRRSCSKTDCKASMHVKRKHDGKWVIHSFVKEHNHELLPAQAVSEQTRRMYAAMARQFAEYKTVVGLKNEKNPFDKGRNLSLESGDAKLMLDFFVQMQNMNSNFFYAVDLDDDQRLKNILWIDAKSRHDYTNFCDVVSFDTTYVRNKYKMPLALFVGVNQHYQFILLGCALISDESPATFSWLMRMWLKGVGGQVPKVMITEHDKTLKSVIADIFPSACHCVSLWHIVGKISENMAHVIKKHEKFLVKFEKCIYRSLTSDDFEKRWWKIVDRFELREDECMQSLYEDRKLWAPTFMRDVFLGGMSTVQRSESVNYYFDKYVHKKTSVQDFVKLYEAILQDRYEEEAKADSDTWNKVATLKTPSPLEKSVAGVYTHAVFKKIQAEVVGAVACHPKADRQDETTIIHRVHDMQSNKDFFVVVNQVKSEWSCICRLFEYRGYLCRHILIVLQYSGHSAIPSHYILKRWTKDAKVRNIMGEESEHMLARVQRYNDLCQRAFKLSEEGSLSQESYSIAVHALHEAQKSCVSVNNSGKSPMEVGTSVTHAQLSTEEDTQSRNMGKSNKKKNPAKKKKVNAEAEMLTVGAIDNMQQMDKFSTRAAVTLDGYYGTQQQVQGMLNLMGPRDDFYGNQQTLQGLGPISSIPTSHDGYYSAHQGMPNLAQLDFLRTGFTYGIRDDPNVRAAQLHEDPSRHA